The genomic window TATATAGAGCACTACCGTGCGTACGTCTTCCGTCATACTATGTCTTATATGTGATGGGGCCTTTATACATTTCAACAATCTATAGATTCAATTTGAGAGAAAATAGATAATATGGaaaaaagtacatatttttgatatatttttcgccACGTCAGAGCAATCAAAAGGAAGTATGTGCaaatatgtgtatttattaaattaaaacttgaaaaaatattaaaaatatagagcTCAAACTAGTttgacttaaataataatatttatattgtagataaaatatatcatcttatttgtttaaaatctgATTAAAATCTTGTGGTAAAAtgggaaatataaattataatatgtcatgttattaatttaataatgttacaatttttagtgctttaattatgaataatcgGGATATAAGGCGCCGTTTAATTCGTGCGATTCGTCATGGAAAACTAGAAATAGCAAGGGAGTTAATAAATTCTTACGGGCTACCATATTCAGAATCATCGTCAAAAGGATATGGTTTACTTTGTTATGCTCTTGATAATAAACATTCGGAGAttgctaaattaattttaacaagcgGCTCTGAAGTCAACAGTAAaacatacaattataaaaactCTTCTAATACTCCCCTTCATTTTGCTGTTATAAATGTTGACATAGAAATTATAAAGATGCTCCTTGTCAGAGGTGCTAATATTAATGCTCAAAATATCTTGGGCCAAACTCCACTCTATAATATGATTGAAAATGATGATCAAGTAGAAATTTTCGAGTTACTTTTAAAACATGAAGCTGATGTTAATGTTAAAGATGATTGTGGTCAAACTCCACTTTTTGGTGCGATTCAAAATAATCGAttagaaattattgaattactTCTAAAACATAAAGCTGATATAAATGCTGAAGACATAATCGAAAAAATCCCACTATTTTATgctattgaaaatcaaaatttaaaaattacgaagCTACTTTTAGATAATGGAGCAAATGTTAAAGATGATCCCGAGCTATTGCATAGTGCTGCTATGGGGGAGTCACCAGAAATCGTTGAACTTCTTTTGCAACATAATGCTgatgttaatgttaaaaatcGTTATGGTCAAACTCCACTTTATAAAGCGATTGAATATGATCGAttagaaattattgaattacttttaaaacataaagCTGATATAAATGCTGAAGACGAAGACAGAATAACCCCACTATTTTAtgctattcaaaataaaaagttaaaaattaccaAGCTACTTTTAGATAATGGAGCAAATGTTAAAGATTATCCCGAGCTATTGAATAGAGCTGCTATGGGGGAGTCACCGGAAATCGTTGAACTTCTTTTGCAACATAAAGCTGATGTTAATGGTAAAAATCGTTGTGGTCAAACTCCACTTTTTGATGCGATtcaaaataatcgaatagaaATTACTGAATTACTTCTAAAACATAATACTGATGTTAACGCTACCGATAAATACGGTAAAACAGCATTGTTTTTACCTGTAATTAGGGATTCATATTCTTATCTAACTTTTTTTGGTGGAAATTCTTATGTTAATAAAATGAGGAAAATTACTAAACTGCTTCTTGATCATGGTGCTAATGTTGACGCTCAAACTCCAGATGGTGAGACGCCACTTCAATTTTCTATGAGGAATGAATATTCACACGTTGTTGAAGTTCTTTTAGAATATAATGCAAACGtcaattttagagaaaaaataaatctcGAGACACCACTCCATATATATGCACGAagaaaaaatgtagaaatttgtaaaattcttttgaataaaGGAGTTGACGTAGATGCTGTGGATTGTGATGGATTCACAGCGTTGCACATTGCATCTCAATTGGGGCATAATGAAGTTGTTACAACTCTCTTGGAGTATGGATCTGATATCAATATTATGACTTACAACAATCTTACACCTCTTGATTATGCTGAAACTGTTGAAACGATTGAAATTCTTAAACGCCACATAGTTCAAATGAAAACCgcaaatttatatgttaatcAACAAAATTTGCTTTCAGTTGATGGAATTTCCTATCctaattttcaggaaaaatgTGAGAATGAAATAACATACATGAAGAGCGAGAagatgaataattataatatttcattttatgataTCTTGACAAAGAACACTGATTCTTTAGCAATATGTTTGAGGAACGAAAATATAGTGCAGATTCTAAAATTAGacgattataaaacaaaatttccaatataTGGAAGCATGATAAAAAACTGTTTCAGAAATGGTATGAAAAGAAAAGAGTTACTTGATCAAgggaataaaattttacgttttctTTTTGCCAACCATCTTCAATTACCACAAGAATgtactgaaaaaatatttagttatttgAGTGACGAAGACTTAAAGATAATCATCGAAAAAAGTAAAGATAAGTAGAGGTTCCTGAAAAATTTCAGTTAGGTTTCTTACGTTTGAATTTTACGAGTGAAGccaattttctcgataaataatgattttacacgaaaaattattttatttatggtaatcttttttcatgtaaattaacatttatCGTGTTAATTAACCTCTTTCATAAAATTCTAGAGGGTGACCTTTACGAAAGTATTGCTAGGAgtgaaaattaaagttttacgGGGACATACAGTCGCTACTTAGTATTAACATTCCAATGTACTTCGATTAACGCAAACCTTGATGGCCTAAAATTACAGATGTAAAATCCACTAATTTGTTTTGTACTAGAATATTTTGCTAGAAAATaccaaatttgtatttaaatttaaaataaatttttacaacatatttaatttttttaattgtacaattatttttttatttttcgtagcAACCTAAAGCAATAGAACTTTTTCctattaagaaattctaaacggataaaccgattttaatttgtgttttgtttcgaatgataggtaatttaatggagagtgtttttagctatgtttgaaGTGGGAATTCAGGGTTCCGTAcacggaaaaactaaaaaattagcaatgatcatcaaaatcgattcagtttggaaaaaacATTAAGGACGAAAGGAATTTAATgtaaagtgttcttagatatattcCAAGTGTgagtaaaaaatttgtcggattttttctcaaaaaataaaatttatcacaatagggtattccactatttttgaaaaagtacttcaaaaagttgattttgctaataaaaagccacaaaaaatttatttcggaaaaatacacacgctttattgccaaaaacttgaattaaattttaaacctgtcaaaaacgcgggcattcagtttgatgacgtaatatgggtatcactatacgaaataacacaaataagtttgacagatatattcatagacatctgattataataaatataaatacttattattatctatggatatattatacccagctatctacactgaactaattgatggtctatgactcatacagcagggcttacccgcgttttagatcatgtaatatacagtttaaaatttacgatttttaattttaatattttaaaagaaaaatgtgcctttatgacttgaaatcagaatatttaattatatttttacataaattttaacttttttcaaatttcatgatttatttttgactataacgataataccctaactagaaaaaagatttttagaatttaaaaaaaaaaacatttttaaacaaacaaaccttTAAAGATTCTGCAATTCTAAAtcgtttattacaaaaactacATTCGAATGGTAAAAGACCAGAATGTGTGGATGAATGTCGTTTTAATGATGCTTTACTTGAAAATagtttataacaattattacaTTTCAATCTCAATCCAAGATGTGTCTTTAAATGATTACGCAAAGTAGGtacctatatttttaaatctaaaacaaaaaagaacaagtgaaaacaaacgattgactgagttaattgttgaaataccatgcatagtcagtgttgatttctttatcacataacacatacaaacatgtgacacatacataacactgataatcaagtatagtacatattataaaatttccgcctaattggcaccctcacgggtaaacagtgatgtttacgaaaaaatgtttcaaacaaaagttgtttaatttttgataaggaacattttttacatttaaacttttgttttatctctaacggtttacaagatggatcctacggacccaagacccaattgacctatgatgctcatttacgaacttgacctcactttttacgtcctgactacgctgtaaaaatttcagctcgatatcttgttcgtttttgagttatcgtgtccacagacggacggacggaaatgaactaattaggtgattttatgaacacctatgacaaaaatttttttcctagcatcattatttttaagcgttacaaactttggactaaacttaatatactatgtatatttcatttatacatggtataaaaacaacatagttataataattattttattcgttataataaagaatattttaataaattagaaaatataattggtTTTAACAAAGAATACAGATACATagctttgaattttaatttcgacTGCAACTGCATTGACTCTAGTTCTACCATGGAACTCGGTCCATGGATATAAACAGTAACAGCTGTAGTACCAACttataattgtttatgttttgttatcacgttttttatatttttcattatgacgttttttaatacttgacagaatctacagatggccactcaattaaaatgattattaaatgtagccaattatatattaatattagatGTAGCTCACAGATGGTGCCACTGTCTCTGCATGTATATAGATTGTAtccatacatgtaataaataaaaaatactgttgttttttattatttatataatttttttctaaaaataatgattgataacacatctagacataaatatggaactacaacatttcatttcatgtctaaatcttttgtatttttaacttcccgctaagaaaatagggaggttattgttttcaccccgttttgtcaaaatcgagttttcatcagatctcgacgttttaaggtgtcaggaagcttccctgactacttccgcgagggtgtctgtatggctgtatgtatgtatgagtgtgtgtgtgtgtgtggatgtatgtaaacctctcataatttttgaacggcttgtccgatttgatcgcggttggtgccattcgaaagggcttggccaaacttagattttgaggcctatttggaccgattcgaaccgacagatttcaaaaaatctcaaaaaaactgcaaaaaaaaattttcagctctcaacatcaaaaaaccacgtcgatcaccaccaggtCGGttcggtcaaaatcggttgattcgttcgtgagttatcgttgacgaaagaaaacccaaaaaagcgttttttcggaataacctcaaaattttttgttctatcaattgaaacttaaagattcgtcatgaagcttcaaaaactgcgtcgaatgtcaccaaccgtttatttttcattgtttagCGAAAAACGCTTTAAACGAAAtttgagtcaatacttagcgggaagttacagggatgacctgtaGGGCGATTCACAAACATTCATATCTATCGTTTTCGTGATAATTATCACAAAAAGCGGTACTTATCGTCAAATGCgattcacaaacattttttaccgaCGGTGGCGGTGTGATACTTATCGTCTATAGGCGTTAacttaacaacaaattttattctcgTGTAGCGCGATTCACAAACATTCGTGATAATTACCACAAAAATGATACTTATCATTTTTTGGCGTTTGCACTAACGACTTAGTGATTTACAAACACTCTATGTTAGtgaaaaaaacgttaaatttcTTATCGACTTTATTCACAGACTTCTAtatgttttaagaaattattaaataaaagttagttACTTTTGGTTACAAACCaacaaaaattactataaaagtaataaaaactaaattcacATGTAAATAAACTATAtgtcaaatacaaaaataaaaataatataataatatatataataatgataatttttaaaatatactatttttatttttaataatcatttaatttcgTGTTTTTGTGCGTAtgtgtgttttgttttattagttttagttaagttttgaaattaattagaaaaaagaacataattttCACCTACTCATCGAGGaagaaataatttagaatagaattagataaaaaagaatgttgaattaatatatattgaaatgtacatatttttattaataaagttttgaaataaaatgaatttttttaatttagttgtaACCTAAATATCGGTATTATCATCGTCATTTCAAAAACCTAATTTGACGAATCGATTATTTATATCTATCAATTAGATTAAAACATAATCGTCCGTGATATGGGTACTTTCGAAGGTATCAAAATTTATGGCCTTGACCTTCAATAACGAACATTAAAGAATTTTTCGCAATCGGCATTTGAAAATCATAAACTTTGGAAATTTAAATCTATCTTCACACATTTAAACCGTAACggatggaaaaaatttcaaatacaaaataatgtttgttcTTATAACAACAAACAActgttatttgaaacattttttcgtaaaattattagatttttcagtttgcttttgaaaaacaagattgtatttgaatttttcttctcTCTTCCCGTTACGGTTAAAACATACCATTTATAGATTTCAAGACCTTGTGGTTTTTAAATTCcgattaagaaaaatatgttattgtaAGTTTCGGATCTAACGACTTTTCACAATAGAACTGATTTGACATGCGGTCAGAATACTATGTATTGTGTACAGAGACAAGTACGTGATGCACTTTCTCATAAACAGAACAATAACTTTGTTAGTCGGATTTGTGTccttaaattatcttaaaaccTGTAACTACTTCTATAATGCTATCCTACATATTCTGTGGAACCATTTTCGAAGAATGATAATCCAcgacatttaaaacatttcaattaattaaagtaagaatattttgaaaatgaaatataatttattaaccaCGAGTTAAACTTAGACATCCgaaaacttttaacatttaGGGCAATTTGAGTTTGTAGCTCGATGTATCTGTAAGTATTCTATAATTATCAAAACAGAGGTTATCTAATTGGTTGTgggttgattaaaaaaaacaaaagttggaaaaatatgaatatttattatattaaaaaatattttaaatataatgcatCCTACATCTCTCCCATAATCAAACGATTTTGAACTGACACTGCCACATCATGAGGGTTGTTATATTATACCATCATCTTCGtcattatcaattaaattgtacccTGACTCTTATTATGGAAATCGAGGAGGTCCGCTGCAGCTTCTGTATAAGCCATTGCTATaaagatcaaaaaatttataacaaagaaactttaaatatcaaaacttttaatgcatttcataaaattttgtagttttatttcGTGCCTCTAATTTGAATTGTAACAAAAACTTGGTTGACTAAAATGTAtagcaatttaaataaaaaaattagtctgtgatcgaaaaaaaaccATCTTGCAAATatcagtaacattttttataaacaatgctTGAAATaactttaagaaatttttttgttaattctgAGATAACAATATACATTGTTACTGAAATAACAATATCTttgcaataatcaaaataaaatcattttaagaataCGAATAGAATATAACGAAAGAAAATTACTTACCTAAAATCTAACTATCAAATAAGAACACCACACACcacagaaataaataaagacctTATGCTAAACTAATGAATTAAAgtatctttttaatattaatcaaactaaatatttaaatttgagaaaatgtaTTATGCACTTtgcaattttaatagaaaaaaaataaaatgaattagtatggttatgacatttattttgtattcattcatatttgaCAATTGTTTACTTAAAATCTTGTCATTGCGCAAGCGTCAGAGACGTTACATACTTACCAcgagaataaaatttgttgttaagtTAACGCCTATAGACGATAAGTATCACACCACTACCGtcggtaaaaaatgtttgtgaatcGCATTTGACGATAAGTACAGCTTTTTGTGATAATTATCACGAAAACGATAGATATGAATGTTTGTGAATCGCCCTAGTGGTAAGTATATAACGTCTCTGGAATGTTTGTGAATCGCCCTAGTGGTAAGTATATAACGTCTCTGACGCTTGCACAAAGACAAgattttaagtaaacaaatgtcaaatatgaatacaaaataaatgtcataaccatactaattgattttatttatttatttttttttctattaaaattgcaaagtgcataataaattttctcaaatttaaatatttagtttaattaagtCGTTAGATCCGAAACCaacaataacatatttttcgtAATCGGAATTTAAAAACCACAAGGTCTTGAAATCTAtaaatggtatatttttaaCCGTAACGAGAAGAgagaagaaaaattcaaatacaatcttgtttttcaaaatcaaactgaaaaatctaataattttacgaaaaaaatgtttcaaataacagGTGTTTGCTGTTATAAgaacaaacattattttgtatttgaaattttttccatccGTTACGGTTTAAATGTGTGAAGATAGATTTAAATTTCCAAAGTTTATGATTTTCAAATGCCGATTGCGAAAAATTCTTTAATGTTCGTTATTGAAGGTCAAGGCCATAAATTTTGATACCTTCGAAAGTACCCATATCACGGACGATTATGTTTTAATCTAATTGATAGATATAAATAATCGATTCGTAAAATTAGGTTTTTGGAATGACGATGATAATACCGGTATTTAGGTtacaactaaattaaaaaaattcattttatttcaaaactttattaataaaaatatgtacatttcaatatatattaattcaacattcttttttatctaattctattctaaattatttcttCCTCGATGAGTAGGTGaaaattatgttcttttttctaattaatttcaaaacttaactaaaactaataaaacaaaacacacaTACGCACAAAAACACGAAATTAAatggttattaaaaataaaaatagtatattttaaaaattatcattattaaattatttttatattaggtaTTAGACATATAGTTTATTTACATgtgaatttagtttttattatttttatagtaatttttgttGGTTTGTAACAAAAAGTaactaacttttatttaataatttcttaatacatATAGAAGTCTGTGAATAAAGTCGATAAgaaatttaacgtttttttcaCTAACATAGTGTTTGTGAATCACTAAGTCGTTAGTGCAAACGCCAAAAAATGATAAGTATCATTTTTGTGCTAATTATCACGAATGTTTGTGAATCGCGCtactgcagggtcaaccgttttccaaaattttttttgtaatgtttaccaccaaaaagttacattttaacctatTAGAGGCTCACTTCGCTCGCCTaactaaaaatttcttcttttttaaaaattttctttgctgTGAATccgtttatgtttatttaaagtactcgatgtcttaaaattttcatcacaaagatcacatgaaaatggtctTTCTTCACTATGAATTCGTTTGTGCTCACCTAAATTACTCtttgagttaaattttttattacaaacatcacatgaaaatggtttttctttgaATCCATTTATGTGTAACTAAATTATCTTTACGATGAAATGctttatcacaaaaaaatgatttttctttgctGTTAATcagtttatgtttaattaaagtaCTTCGTTGAGAAAATACTTTGTCACAATAATCAcacgaaaatggtttttccccgatatgaattcgtttatgtaaatttaaagtttttttaatcttaaattttttatcacatacgtcacaagaaaatggtttttcactagaatgaatCCGTTGATGTTGAGCTAACACACTTTgtgtaataaaagatttattacaaataacacaagaaaatgtttttcaccCATATGAGTTCGAATATGTGCGATTAAAGTACTTTTAAGGCTGAATGCTTTATCACAAAcctcacatgaaaatggtttttcaccggtatgCATTCGTCCGTGTTCAACTAAAGTACTTCGTTGCGTGAATtttctattacaaatatcacatgaaaatggtttttctcccgtatgaattcgtttatgatcAGTAAAAGCACGTTAagctatataaaaattattttttcaaattttttacaattgtttttaaaaaaattgttataaacaaatacattgtttatgagtaaaaaatttgaaaaaattatttttatgtagcttttaactataaaaaaaaaaaacaattaaaaaatttaaaaaaaaatttatttttcatttgttaattttcaaatgttaataacaaattgaaaaatcaaaattttaaaattttaaaaacgataatttatttgttagcCGAACAATAAGAACTTCACGgagggaaaaaaattctggggttttaatttaataattatcggagattttatgttaacattctgtatagaaaaaattgtaggttaacaattacataagtaatggaaaaattggtaaaaaaatttttaatccacggattattgtttattaatgtatctcaaaactacattaatttttttatttatcaatattcacattttatatgtttaaataattttttttgttagtaggtcTCAGAGACAGAACGCGCGTGAGAGCCAAACTTGCCGTATTTTGCGCTATTTTCAAggctctgtaaaaattataaatatagagATACAATTTCGGCAGTAGGaactttatttttggaaatttcttcatctttttggatcttttttcagattttgaaaattttcaatattttttgagttaataaaaaaaaactgcagagccccctattttatttctcacttaattgtttataacttttgcaatttttttcagcgccatttcggatttttcagtaaactttctacgtaaaattacgaatcgaatgacacctgtttcgtaattttcggagaatatacaaaaaagttagaaaaattcgtaaatgttaactagactataaaaaaatcactGTGTTTTGACATCAAGAATACTTGaagagatatttatttatctatatcgATTTGATGAcgcttttcttttaaattagttGCTTGTTAACAGTATGAAGTTAAACTGAGTACATCCTCCTCACTTTCGACTTGATTTTTGCCACATTTAATCACATGACCTACTTTCAATAGTATTTCACTTTTAGTAAAATTACGATTACTCGGCTTTGTTTGACCCcaacaacaaatttcataaatattaatcattctcttcttgaaaaattgcACAAAGAATATGTATtgctatgttatttttaaaatttgttactttATGTCAGCCATGTTTTTTTAGCCCCGCCCATATGTCAGATCCCAATAAAAAGGAGGTATTCTAATCCTGCAATGCATGATGGGAAATGTGTCCAACGTTTTACATATTAACTGTCAACTAAAGTGCTTTCATGCTTactcccataataataataataaatatttttattatattttatagatatctcAAGTATTATTAATACTGAGAACAAATTAGTtagtaatatcatttaaaaaaacaatttttaataatattataatattgttacaaaaatctaaacaatTTCTTTATACAAGTACGCATAAATGCACTTCGAGAACTAAAACAACAAGATTATGGTACTTTGGTTACACCGTTCTATCTTCAGCAAGAATGTGAAGCCGTACGTAAGGaaataaatttctgaaaaacttaaaaaaattaaaaacttaaaacttaaaaaaaattatttaaaaatattgatgctacgaacaaaattttggtttaggtgttcatagaatcgtctaattagtccatttccggctgtccgtccgtctgtggacacgataactcaaaaatgaaaaaagatatcaatttaaaatttttacagcgtactcaggacgtaaaaagtaaggtcgagttcgtaaataagcaacataggtcaattggatcttgacctatgggcccgtaggactcatcttgtaaaccgttagagattaaaaatttaaatgtaaaaaattttccttataaaaatataaacaacttttgtttgaaacatttttttgtaaacatcattgtttacccgtgagggcgcaaattaggcgtaaattgtatcgtatgtattatataaattgtatatgtatgtgcaatgtgatagagtaaatcaacactatttatgcatggtatttcaacaattaactcagtcaattgtttgttttcacttgttctctGTTATGAATCCTCTGATGctgaattaaattacatttttgatgaaatGCTTTATcgcaaacatcacatgaaaatggttttactCCGCTATGAATTCGTtcatgtataattaaattatgttcatgaagaaacattttattacaaatttgacaggaaaatggtttttctccagaatgagtccgtttatgtgtttttaactGCTTTGCTGAATAAATGATTTCttacaaatttcacaagaaaatggtctttctccagtatgagttcgtttacGTACAATTAACTCATGTTTATGTGTAAATGCTTTTACACaattttcacatgaaaatggtttttcaccgaTATGATATCGTTTATGCGTATTTAAATTGCTTTgcgtaataaaagttttatcacaaacttcacaagaaaatggtttctctccaGAATGAGTCCGTTTATGTGTTGTTAAAGTGCTTTGCTGGGTAAATGATTTCttacaaatttcacaagaaaatggtttttctccggaatgaattcgtttatgtataattaaactCTGTTTGCAAGTAAatgctttattacaaatttcgcataaaaatttcttgttttcattttgaattgattgatgttctaaatcattttcatcaagtATTTCAtcctttattataaattctgtatttaattgATCTTCAAATTCGCTCCCTTCGTGTTTAGTTGTAACATTTTCTTcttctatttcttttttaattgcttCATGATCCTCCGTctctgttttaatattttcttctttaattgaatcactttcatcaaatatttcatttttaatattaataaataaaaaatgattatttacatcatcaaatgaattattttcctttgtttttttattcgtttcacttaaattaaaagctccgtatagttagcagataaaattgttatttttcactcaaactatttccattcatttgggaatcgtttgggaggatttgggaatataattttagaatttgggaattattagttttcctgtaattaatgattcttttttcagcgtatagttagcaggtaggaaattaaatccacttaatttttatgttattcgaaaggaaatcatttgggaattacgataaacacggtttcagagtttgggaatgtatagttaattaaaagtgaggcgctgcgaccgcttaGAAGTATCAATAaaggcgggctgttgtgcgttaatttgaaatgatatatcaatttgtacattatgcaactaa from Chrysoperla carnea chromosome 2, inChrCarn1.1, whole genome shotgun sequence includes these protein-coding regions:
- the LOC123291752 gene encoding putative ankyrin repeat protein RF_0381 isoform X1, with protein sequence MNNRDIRRRLIRAIRHGKLEIARELINSYGLPYSESSSKGYGLLCYALDNKHSEIAKLILTSGSEVNSKTYNYKNSSNTPLHFAVINVDIEIIKMLLVRGANINAQNILGQTPLYNMIENDDQVEIFELLLKHEADVNVKDDCGQTPLFGAIQNNRLEIIELLLKHKADINAEDIIEKIPLFYAIENQNLKITKLLLDNGANVKDDPELLHSAAMGESPEIVELLLQHNADVNVKNRYGQTPLYKAIEYDRLEIIELLLKHKADINAEDEDRITPLFYAIQNKKLKITKLLLDNGANVKDYPELLNRAAMGESPEIVELLLQHKADVNGKNRCGQTPLFDAIQNNRIEITELLLKHNTDVNATDKYGKTALFLPVIRDSYSYLTFFGGNSYVNKMRKITKLLLDHGANVDAQTPDGETPLQFSMRNEYSHVVEVLLEYNANVNFREKINLETPLHIYARRKNVEICKILLNKGVDVDAVDCDGFTALHIASQLGHNEVVTTLLEYGSDINIMTYNNLTPLDYAETVETIEILKRHIVQMKTANLYVNQQNLLSVDGISYPNFQEKCENEITYMKSEKMNNYNISFYDILTKNTDSLAICLRNENIVQILKLDDYKTKFPIYGSMIKNCFRNGMKRKELLDQGNKILRFLFANHLQLPQECTEKIFSYLSDEDLKIIIEKSKDK
- the LOC123291752 gene encoding serine/threonine-protein phosphatase 6 regulatory ankyrin repeat subunit B-like isoform X2, translated to MNNRDIRRRLIRAIRHGKLEIARELINSYGLPYSESSSKGYGLLCYALDNKHSEIAKLILTSGSEVNSKTYNYKNSSNTPLHFAVINVDIEIIKMLLVRGANINAQNILGQTPLYNMIENDDQVEIFELLLKHEADVNVKDDCGQTPLFGAIQNNRLEIIELLLKHKADINAEDIIEKIPLFYAIENQNLKITKLLLDNGANVKDDPELLHSAAMGESPEIVELLLQHNADVNATDKYGKTALFLPVIRDSYSYLTFFGGNSYVNKMRKITKLLLDHGANVDAQTPDGETPLQFSMRNEYSHVVEVLLEYNANVNFREKINLETPLHIYARRKNVEICKILLNKGVDVDAVDCDGFTALHIASQLGHNEVVTTLLEYGSDINIMTYNNLTPLDYAETVETIEILKRHIVQMKTANLYVNQQNLLSVDGISYPNFQEKCENEITYMKSEKMNNYNISFYDILTKNTDSLAICLRNENIVQILKLDDYKTKFPIYGSMIKNCFRNGMKRKELLDQGNKILRFLFANHLQLPQECTEKIFSYLSDEDLKIIIEKSKDK